Proteins found in one Thermaerobacter subterraneus DSM 13965 genomic segment:
- the mraY gene encoding phospho-N-acetylmuramoyl-pentapeptide-transferase — translation MTMDLWPVPVLARLGLAAVLSAGMALVLGPVVIPWLERLRFGQTVREQGPARHRVKQGTPTMGGVIFLVPALLVTGWLAPPTPATLLVLGVTLAFGAVGLVDDYLKVALRRSLGLRARAKLFWQVVGAALLVYLAQVWLGRGTAVWVPFGAGWWDLGAWYYPLAVLAVVASANAVNETDGLDGLAAGSTLIALSVFFYAAARSGRYDLAIFIVSLGAALAGFLWFNLHPARVFMGDTGSLALGAALGGLAVLTGTELVLPVAGMLFVLETLSVIVQVASFRLTGRRILRMSPLHHHFELSGWTEAQVVYRFWAAGLGFALAGFLALGGFPG, via the coding sequence ATGACGATGGATCTCTGGCCGGTGCCGGTCCTGGCCCGGCTGGGCCTGGCGGCGGTGCTGTCGGCGGGGATGGCCCTGGTGCTGGGGCCGGTGGTCATCCCCTGGCTGGAACGGTTGCGCTTCGGGCAGACGGTGCGCGAGCAGGGACCGGCCCGGCACCGGGTCAAGCAGGGCACGCCCACCATGGGCGGGGTGATCTTCCTGGTCCCGGCCCTGCTGGTGACGGGCTGGCTGGCACCGCCCACCCCTGCCACCCTCCTGGTGCTGGGTGTGACCCTGGCCTTTGGTGCCGTGGGCCTGGTCGACGACTATCTCAAGGTCGCCCTGCGGCGTTCCCTGGGGCTGCGGGCGCGGGCCAAGCTGTTCTGGCAGGTGGTCGGGGCCGCCCTGCTGGTCTACCTGGCCCAGGTGTGGCTGGGGCGGGGGACCGCGGTGTGGGTGCCGTTCGGTGCGGGCTGGTGGGATCTGGGTGCCTGGTACTACCCCCTGGCCGTGCTGGCGGTGGTGGCCAGCGCCAACGCCGTCAACGAGACCGACGGCCTGGACGGGCTGGCCGCCGGGTCCACCCTGATCGCGCTCTCGGTGTTCTTCTACGCGGCCGCCCGCTCGGGACGGTATGACCTGGCGATCTTCATCGTATCCTTGGGCGCGGCCCTGGCCGGGTTCCTCTGGTTCAACCTGCACCCGGCCCGGGTGTTCATGGGCGATACGGGGTCGCTGGCCCTGGGCGCCGCCCTGGGGGGGCTGGCCGTGCTGACGGGGACCGAGCTGGTGCTGCCGGTGGCAGGGATGCTGTTCGTGCTGGAGACCCTTTCGGTGATCGTGCAGGTGGCCAGCTTCCGGCTGACGGGCCGGCGCATCCTGCGCATGAGCCCGCTCCACCACCACTTCGAGCTCAGCGGCTGGACCGAGGCCCAGGTGGTGTATCGCTTCTGGGCCGCCGGCCTGGGCTTTGCCCTGGCGGGCTTCCTGGCCCTGGGAGGTTTTCCGGGATGA
- the murB gene encoding UDP-N-acetylmuramate dehydrogenase: MARELQGLVQGAVRVAEPLARYTTFRIGGPAELLVEPAAEDDLARTLTWARERGLPVTLLGGGSNVLVPDEGLPGVVVRIGLDGIRWEPPDPQGRRGVVVGAGTVLARLVHEAARRGFRGLEPCAGIPGTVGGALVMNAGTRHGSIGQVVDWVRVVEPAGRVARWSREECGFAYRSSRMQKEAVPVVAARLVLEPGDPRVILEEIRRHTAYRQRTQPLRYPNCGSVFKNPPGDASGRLIEACGLKGLRHGQAQISEQHANFIINLGGARAEDVLALMTTAWRCVRDRFGITLEPEVRLLGSLARRWPPEAPERDAASGATEPA, translated from the coding sequence ATGGCAAGGGAGCTGCAGGGCTTGGTCCAGGGCGCGGTGCGGGTTGCCGAGCCCCTGGCCCGCTACACCACCTTTCGCATCGGCGGGCCGGCGGAGCTCCTGGTGGAACCGGCAGCCGAGGACGACCTGGCGCGGACCTTGACCTGGGCCCGGGAGCGCGGGCTGCCCGTCACCCTGCTGGGCGGGGGGAGCAACGTGCTGGTGCCCGATGAGGGGTTGCCGGGGGTTGTGGTGCGGATCGGGCTGGACGGCATCCGCTGGGAGCCGCCCGATCCGCAGGGCCGCCGCGGGGTGGTGGTGGGGGCCGGCACGGTGCTGGCCCGCCTGGTGCACGAGGCGGCCCGGCGGGGCTTCCGGGGACTGGAGCCCTGCGCAGGGATCCCCGGCACCGTGGGCGGTGCCCTGGTGATGAACGCGGGCACCCGCCACGGCAGCATCGGCCAGGTGGTGGACTGGGTCCGGGTGGTCGAACCCGCCGGCCGGGTGGCCCGGTGGTCCCGGGAGGAATGCGGTTTCGCCTACCGGTCCAGCCGCATGCAGAAGGAGGCCGTGCCGGTGGTGGCCGCCCGGCTCGTCCTGGAGCCGGGCGACCCCCGGGTGATCCTGGAGGAGATCCGCCGCCACACCGCCTACCGCCAGCGGACCCAGCCCCTGCGCTACCCCAACTGCGGCAGCGTGTTCAAGAACCCGCCGGGGGACGCCTCGGGGCGCCTGATCGAGGCCTGCGGGCTCAAGGGGCTGCGGCACGGCCAGGCCCAGATCAGCGAGCAGCATGCCAACTTCATCATCAACCTGGGCGGTGCCCGGGCCGAGGACGTGCTGGCGCTGATGACCACCGCCTGGCGCTGCGTGCGCGACCGGTTCGGCATCACGCTGGAGCCGGAGGTGCGCCTGCTGGGATCGCTGGCCCGCCGCTGGCCACCCGAGGCACCCGAACGGGATGCCGCTTCCGGGGCCACGGAACCGGCCTGA
- the ftsZ gene encoding cell division protein FtsZ: MLEFDMENQPFAVIKVVGVGGGGNNAVNRMIEAGLRGVEFLAVNTDAQALSASLASEKIQIGRQVTRGLGAGADPEIGQKAAEESREEIKERLKGADMVFITAGMGGGTGTGASPVIAEIATEVGALTVGVVTRPFSFEGRKRAAQAEMGINNLKAKVDTLITIPNDRLLQVVDKKTSILQAFRVADDVLRQGVQGISDLIAVPGLINLDFADVRTIMMNTGSALMGIGVGRGETRAVDAARAAISSPLLEASIEGAKGVLLSITGGTDLGLYEVNEAAEIIAQAADPDANIIFGAVIDENLEDEIRVTVIATGFDPKPATPGPELDDLPIKPFTGDDLDIPHFLRRRPRPAR; the protein is encoded by the coding sequence GTGCTTGAGTTTGATATGGAAAACCAGCCCTTTGCCGTGATCAAGGTGGTGGGGGTCGGGGGTGGGGGCAACAACGCGGTCAACCGCATGATCGAAGCGGGCCTGCGGGGCGTGGAGTTCCTGGCGGTGAACACCGACGCCCAGGCCCTTTCCGCATCCCTGGCCTCGGAGAAGATCCAGATCGGCCGCCAGGTCACCCGCGGCCTGGGTGCCGGTGCCGATCCGGAGATCGGCCAGAAGGCGGCGGAAGAGAGCCGCGAGGAGATCAAGGAGCGCCTCAAGGGCGCCGACATGGTCTTCATCACGGCCGGCATGGGCGGCGGCACGGGCACCGGCGCTTCTCCCGTCATCGCGGAGATCGCCACGGAGGTCGGCGCCTTGACGGTGGGCGTGGTCACGCGGCCCTTCTCCTTCGAGGGGCGCAAGCGGGCGGCCCAGGCGGAGATGGGGATCAACAACCTCAAGGCCAAGGTGGACACCCTGATCACCATCCCCAACGACCGCCTCCTGCAGGTGGTCGACAAGAAGACCTCCATCCTCCAGGCCTTCCGGGTGGCCGACGACGTGCTCCGCCAGGGCGTGCAGGGCATCTCGGACCTGATCGCGGTGCCGGGGCTCATCAACCTGGACTTCGCCGACGTCCGCACCATCATGATGAACACGGGCTCCGCCCTGATGGGGATCGGCGTGGGGCGGGGCGAGACCCGGGCCGTGGACGCGGCCCGGGCGGCCATCTCCAGCCCCCTCCTGGAGGCGTCCATCGAGGGCGCCAAGGGCGTGCTGCTGAGCATCACCGGCGGCACCGACCTGGGCCTGTACGAGGTCAACGAGGCCGCGGAGATCATCGCCCAGGCGGCCGATCCCGACGCCAACATCATCTTCGGCGCGGTGATCGACGAGAACCTGGAGGACGAGATCCGGGTGACGGTCATCGCGACGGGGTTCGACCCCAAACCCGCAACGCCCGGGCCCGAACTGGACGACCTGCCCATCAAGCCCTTCACCGGGGACGACCTGGACATCCCCCACTTCCTGCGCCGCCGGCCGCGGCCGGCCCGCTGA
- the ftsW gene encoding putative lipid II flippase FtsW, translating into MNLAAGRGHRPGSRWGLATAPAGRAREMDRTIFAVTVILLALGIAMVFSASFAKAIDDAGDPFYFLKRQLLWALIGVPVMWAFSHIEYGYWRQLARPALYSTVLFLVAVLLVGAARGGAERWIDFGFFSFQPSEWAKFALCIFFADYFARTGSRVQDFWRGLGPWLLVVGLVAGLIMLQPDLGTTLAIGGMAVLMAFLAGARLGHLVGLAAAAVPLLIVAVTQSEYRWKRITAFIDPWADPQGTGYHLIQGLLALGSGGWFGLGFGLSRQKIWYLPEQHTDFIFAVLGEELGLLGTLTVLALYAVLIWRGFRTAATAPDTFGALLAAGITSIIAIQVVVNVGVVTATLPITGITLPLLSYGGSSLVVTLAAIGILINISRHCPP; encoded by the coding sequence ATGAACCTGGCCGCCGGCCGCGGTCACCGGCCCGGGAGCCGCTGGGGCCTGGCGACGGCCCCCGCCGGCCGGGCACGGGAGATGGACCGGACGATCTTCGCCGTCACGGTGATCCTGCTGGCCCTGGGCATCGCCATGGTCTTCAGCGCCAGCTTCGCCAAGGCCATCGACGACGCCGGCGATCCCTTCTATTTCTTGAAGAGGCAGCTGCTCTGGGCGCTGATCGGGGTGCCGGTGATGTGGGCCTTCTCCCACATCGAGTACGGCTACTGGCGGCAACTGGCCCGCCCGGCCCTGTACAGCACCGTGCTGTTCCTGGTGGCGGTGCTGCTGGTGGGCGCCGCGCGGGGCGGCGCCGAGCGGTGGATCGACTTCGGCTTTTTCAGCTTCCAGCCCTCGGAATGGGCGAAGTTTGCGCTGTGCATCTTCTTTGCTGACTATTTCGCCCGCACCGGGTCGCGGGTGCAGGACTTCTGGCGCGGGCTCGGCCCGTGGCTCCTGGTGGTCGGCCTGGTGGCGGGGCTGATCATGCTCCAGCCCGACCTGGGCACCACCCTGGCCATCGGGGGCATGGCGGTGCTGATGGCCTTCCTGGCGGGAGCCCGCCTGGGGCACCTTGTGGGGCTGGCCGCGGCGGCCGTTCCTTTGCTGATCGTGGCCGTGACCCAGTCGGAGTACCGCTGGAAGCGCATCACCGCCTTCATCGACCCCTGGGCCGACCCCCAGGGCACCGGTTACCACCTGATCCAGGGCCTTCTGGCCCTGGGCTCGGGCGGCTGGTTCGGGCTCGGCTTCGGCCTCAGCCGGCAGAAGATCTGGTACCTGCCCGAGCAGCACACCGACTTCATCTTCGCCGTCCTGGGGGAGGAACTGGGCCTCTTGGGCACCCTGACGGTGCTGGCCCTCTACGCGGTGCTGATCTGGCGCGGGTTCCGTACCGCGGCCACGGCGCCCGACACCTTCGGCGCCCTGCTGGCGGCCGGCATCACCTCGATCATCGCCATCCAGGTGGTGGTGAACGTGGGGGTGGTGACGGCCACGCTGCCCATCACCGGGATCACCCTGCCGCTGCTGAGCTACGGAGGTTCGTCCCTGGTGGTGACCCTGGCGGCCATCGGCATCCTGATCAACATTTCCCGGCATTGCCCGCCGTAG
- a CDS encoding cell division protein FtsQ/DivIB, whose product MLGEGTSLWAREMRQRRLRVRRVALLAVLAAALLGLYLFMRSPYFALDHLRIRGYQRLDPVTIRDWAGIPPGTLIWRVDPGAVARRLEAHPRVAGAEVRREWPRGLVIEIQERPAVAVLVDPAGRHWAELDAQGRILGAGRGTPAPPAAVEAGATPAAGDGKGGTGEGEAGSQPGAPLPLLTWAEEGGAGGAGVAPLHLETPLVWEPGRFVPAPLTQAAGVAAVLAQAGLPDPPRRLVVGQGPVLVIQLSSGIPVRWGMLDGEVVPRVRALAAALVALQGEAGPEAPAYIDVTDPDRPVLGPRRADPGD is encoded by the coding sequence GTGCTGGGCGAAGGGACAAGCCTCTGGGCACGGGAGATGCGGCAAAGGCGGCTGCGGGTGCGGCGCGTGGCGCTGCTGGCCGTGCTGGCGGCAGCACTGCTGGGGCTCTACCTCTTCATGCGCTCGCCCTACTTCGCCCTGGACCACCTGCGGATCCGCGGCTACCAGCGGCTGGATCCGGTCACCATCCGCGACTGGGCCGGCATTCCCCCCGGCACCCTGATCTGGCGGGTCGATCCCGGCGCCGTGGCCCGGCGCCTCGAAGCCCACCCGCGGGTGGCGGGCGCGGAGGTACGGCGGGAGTGGCCCCGGGGGCTTGTCATCGAGATCCAGGAACGGCCCGCCGTGGCCGTGCTGGTCGACCCGGCGGGCCGGCACTGGGCCGAGCTGGACGCCCAGGGCCGCATCCTCGGCGCCGGCCGGGGCACGCCCGCTCCGCCGGCGGCGGTGGAGGCGGGCGCCACCCCGGCGGCCGGGGACGGGAAGGGGGGCACGGGCGAGGGAGAGGCCGGCTCCCAGCCCGGTGCACCCCTTCCCCTCCTGACGTGGGCGGAAGAAGGCGGGGCGGGCGGCGCCGGGGTGGCGCCCCTGCACCTGGAAACCCCTCTGGTCTGGGAGCCGGGCCGGTTCGTCCCCGCACCCCTGACCCAGGCCGCCGGCGTGGCCGCGGTGCTGGCCCAGGCCGGCCTGCCGGACCCGCCCCGGCGGCTGGTGGTGGGGCAGGGGCCCGTCCTGGTGATCCAGTTGTCCAGCGGGATCCCCGTGCGCTGGGGCATGCTGGATGGCGAGGTGGTTCCCAGGGTCCGGGCGCTGGCGGCGGCCCTGGTGGCCCTGCAGGGGGAGGCCGGGCCGGAGGCTCCGGCTTACATCGACGTGACCGATCCCGACCGGCCCGTTCTGGGGCCACGCCGGGCGGACCCCGGTGACTGA
- the murG gene encoding undecaprenyldiphospho-muramoylpentapeptide beta-N-acetylglucosaminyltransferase, with amino-acid sequence MLLTGGGTGGHIYPALAIAAELKRRVPGCEMLYVGTREGLESRIVPRAGLPFVTVSARGLMRKGPREVLAGILSLTRGLWQADRIVARFRPDVLVGTGGYVAAPVALAAVRRGVPLVIQEQNAVPGATNRLLARWAQAVCVPFAEAGRFFPEGARVVVTGNPVRPEILSARRDEARARLGLDGSEPVVLVTGGSRGAERINAAALELAVAVAGWARGVLLWACGERYHGEMATGLARRLAEAGRDPGPRVRLFPYIDDMPTAYAAADLYIGRAGATTLAEITARGLPAVLIPSPHVAHHEQDANARVLEQAGAAVVIADAELTGARLVDVVTGLLGAPERLAAMARASRQLGRPDATAAIADRVLAAAGVPVAAGGS; translated from the coding sequence GTGCTTCTGACAGGGGGAGGAACGGGGGGCCACATCTATCCGGCCCTGGCCATCGCCGCCGAGCTGAAGCGGCGGGTGCCCGGCTGCGAGATGCTCTATGTCGGCACCCGCGAGGGCCTGGAAAGCCGCATCGTGCCCCGGGCAGGCCTGCCCTTCGTCACCGTCAGTGCCCGCGGGCTCATGCGCAAGGGCCCGCGGGAGGTGCTGGCCGGGATCCTGTCCCTCACCCGGGGCCTCTGGCAGGCCGACCGCATCGTGGCCCGCTTCCGGCCCGACGTGCTGGTGGGCACCGGCGGGTACGTGGCCGCGCCCGTGGCCCTGGCGGCGGTGCGCAGGGGGGTCCCCCTGGTGATCCAGGAGCAGAACGCCGTGCCCGGGGCGACGAACCGGCTCCTGGCGCGGTGGGCGCAGGCCGTCTGCGTTCCCTTTGCGGAGGCGGGCCGGTTCTTCCCCGAGGGAGCCCGGGTGGTGGTGACGGGCAACCCCGTGCGGCCGGAGATCCTCTCCGCCCGGCGGGACGAGGCCCGGGCCCGGCTGGGGCTGGACGGATCGGAGCCCGTGGTGCTGGTGACGGGCGGAAGCCGCGGCGCCGAACGGATCAACGCCGCGGCCCTGGAGCTGGCCGTGGCCGTGGCGGGTTGGGCCCGCGGCGTGCTGCTGTGGGCCTGCGGCGAGCGCTACCACGGGGAGATGGCCACCGGCCTGGCCCGGCGGCTGGCGGAGGCCGGGCGCGATCCGGGGCCGCGGGTGCGGCTCTTCCCCTACATCGACGACATGCCCACGGCCTACGCGGCGGCGGACCTGTACATCGGACGGGCGGGGGCCACCACCCTGGCGGAGATCACGGCGCGCGGCCTGCCCGCGGTGCTGATCCCCTCGCCCCACGTGGCCCACCACGAGCAGGACGCCAACGCCCGGGTGCTGGAGCAGGCAGGGGCGGCGGTGGTGATCGCCGACGCCGAGCTGACGGGAGCCCGGCTGGTGGACGTGGTGACCGGACTCCTCGGAGCACCCGAGCGCCTGGCCGCCATGGCGCGGGCCAGCCGCCAGCTGGGGCGGCCTGATGCCACGGCGGCCATCGCCGACCGGGTGCTGGCGGCGGCGGGCGTGCCGGTCGCCGCCGGGGGGAGCTAG